In one Chitinophaga sancti genomic region, the following are encoded:
- a CDS encoding TatD family hydrolase, which produces MQWIDTHAHLYGEDFSDDRTAMIERAIQAGVYQLIMPNIDSQSIEGMLALEHQFPGVCIPMMGVHPCYVNDNVDEELAVVESWLEKRAFKAIGEIGLDFYWDKTFTVQQYKAFRRQLDLARQYGIPVAIHSRESTRECIDEVRALQDGRLSGVFHCFGGTIAEAREIIDLGFYLGIGGVVTFKKSGLDVTLGEIGMEHIVLETDAPYLAPVPYRGKRNESSYIPLIGQKIADIKNLKIEDVAAITTSNALKLFKTN; this is translated from the coding sequence ATGCAATGGATTGATACACATGCCCATTTATATGGGGAAGATTTTTCTGATGACAGAACGGCGATGATTGAGCGAGCAATTCAGGCGGGCGTATATCAATTAATAATGCCAAATATTGACAGTCAGTCAATTGAAGGAATGCTGGCATTAGAGCATCAGTTTCCGGGGGTATGTATACCTATGATGGGGGTGCATCCTTGTTATGTGAATGATAATGTGGATGAGGAGCTGGCAGTGGTGGAAAGCTGGCTGGAGAAGCGTGCTTTTAAGGCGATTGGGGAGATTGGGCTGGATTTTTACTGGGATAAGACTTTTACAGTGCAGCAATATAAGGCGTTCAGGCGGCAACTGGACCTGGCCCGGCAATATGGTATTCCGGTAGCGATCCACAGCCGGGAGAGCACCCGGGAATGTATAGATGAAGTTCGTGCATTGCAGGATGGCAGGTTGAGTGGGGTATTTCATTGTTTTGGCGGAACGATAGCGGAGGCGCGTGAGATCATTGATCTTGGGTTTTACCTGGGCATTGGAGGTGTGGTGACTTTTAAGAAGTCAGGGCTGGATGTAACGCTGGGGGAGATAGGCATGGAACACATTGTATTAGAGACAGATGCGCCTTACCTGGCACCTGTTCCATATAGGGGGAAAAGGAATGAGAGTTCGTATATTCCATTGATCGGTCAGAAAATTGCAGATATAAAAAATCTAAAAATTGAAGATGTAGCTGCAATAACGACAAGCAATGCGTTGAAATTATTCAAAACTAACTAA
- a CDS encoding polysaccharide deacetylase family protein yields the protein MFYLTKTPAILKAIYSNCTWSLSPAKPSVYLTFDDGPHPTATPFILDLLKKYNAKGTFFCIGKNVVEYPEIYQRILEEGHTTGNHTHNHMNGWKTGTDKYVENMMEARKFINSTLFRPPYGRITPFQIRQIKRLVPGAKIVMWDVLSADFDTEINGEACVQNVVFKSKPGSIIVFHDSTKAWERLEYALPRVMEYFKKKGLEMEAIPV from the coding sequence ATGTTTTATCTGACTAAGACGCCGGCTATCCTGAAAGCAATTTATAGCAATTGCACCTGGAGCCTTTCTCCTGCAAAGCCATCGGTGTACCTTACTTTTGATGATGGACCGCATCCTACGGCTACTCCTTTTATCCTGGATCTGTTGAAAAAGTACAATGCAAAAGGCACTTTCTTTTGTATTGGGAAGAATGTGGTGGAGTATCCGGAGATTTATCAGCGGATATTGGAGGAGGGGCATACGACGGGGAATCATACCCATAATCATATGAATGGGTGGAAGACGGGAACAGATAAATATGTGGAGAATATGATGGAGGCGCGGAAGTTTATTAATTCTACCTTGTTCAGGCCACCTTATGGGCGGATTACGCCATTTCAGATCAGGCAGATTAAGCGGCTGGTGCCGGGGGCAAAGATTGTGATGTGGGATGTGTTGAGTGCGGATTTTGATACGGAAATAAATGGAGAGGCCTGTGTACAGAACGTGGTGTTCAAGTCAAAACCGGGTTCGATAATAGTTTTTCATGATAGTACGAAGGCGTGGGAGCGGCTGGAGTATGCACTGCCGAGGGTGATGGAATATTTTAAGAAGAAGGGGCTGGAGATGGAAGCGATACCGGTGTAG
- a CDS encoding HEPN domain-containing protein codes for MNTTTFQHLAKPQREQLVQLIQKIVKNFLPLKIICYGYRTTTMSDWSCFFDRDTRIETTSPTYDLLIITDDEEKRQQHEIVDMVEKYALSLRFDATIIVLPMNSVNKGLENGKRFVSSLFRYGVILYSNGFVLSTPRQEMETSMLKDIIEANWHTNFDKAQRYLKTAAYCFNNGWNELTVFDLHQSVEHACIAILRAYTGYRPTTHNLSRLLKLTCNISLEVMVVFPCLTKEETDLFNTLNRAYTEARYKDTYSVSTEVTKTIMDRVITLLNLIEKLYERKRNSLESALPVSFPLNVNSQ; via the coding sequence ATGAACACAACAACCTTCCAACATCTTGCCAAGCCACAGAGAGAGCAATTAGTACAGTTAATACAAAAGATTGTAAAGAATTTTTTACCACTAAAAATAATATGCTACGGTTATCGAACTACTACCATGAGTGATTGGAGTTGCTTTTTTGATAGAGATACCCGAATAGAAACTACATCTCCAACCTATGACTTATTAATAATAACCGATGATGAGGAAAAAAGACAGCAACATGAAATAGTTGATATGGTAGAAAAATATGCACTTTCACTACGTTTTGATGCCACCATTATTGTACTACCAATGAATTCTGTTAACAAAGGTTTGGAGAATGGTAAACGATTTGTTTCTTCTCTTTTTCGTTATGGAGTAATACTTTATAGTAATGGTTTTGTTTTGTCAACTCCACGGCAGGAAATGGAAACATCCATGTTAAAGGATATTATAGAAGCTAATTGGCACACGAACTTTGACAAGGCACAGCGTTATTTAAAGACTGCTGCTTATTGTTTTAATAATGGCTGGAATGAGCTTACTGTTTTCGACCTGCACCAATCGGTAGAGCATGCATGCATTGCTATACTAAGAGCGTACACAGGTTACCGACCAACCACCCATAATCTTTCTCGTTTATTAAAGCTTACCTGTAATATCTCTCTGGAAGTAATGGTTGTCTTCCCGTGTCTGACAAAAGAAGAAACAGACCTATTTAATACGTTAAATAGAGCCTATACTGAAGCCCGTTATAAGGATACGTATTCGGTATCTACGGAGGTCACAAAAACGATAATGGATAGGGTTATAACCTTGTTAAACTTAATAGAAAAGTTATACGAGAGAAAACGGAATAGCTTAGAATCTGCACTCCCTGTTAGTTTTCCGTTAAACGTAAATAGTCAATGA
- a CDS encoding topoisomerase, translating to MAKRDPEKTARNKIINSLSEELKILLPEVLLKTGFDSEFSLHGKIGGKFADYIDIKNEVIYSSDHFISLWLQGYEEDLKARGSNKENSSTYDTYLLLRKYKVFKDYLFLFLERTYLRNFEALSKKRPKVEEAEIWIGQTNANYGLMVTPRFVNGQWENDKSEIRHFKKPFWSIGHVLETGLLIPNKDAKIPFRDIPEYLNFFQNVIVRASGSKYEMELAEHYSNYVINSERPENVPLLIPEFRYEGIEVVHKYRLDFTIIEPSELNKIGFELSPWSTHGHLTKTAGLTQKAINEMARNNFEKEMKKHKDFFKKHGIFALIYTDIDLTDTGKIFSDMKKYLEPKSSGKQLKLHIMEDFFNKPLER from the coding sequence ATGGCAAAAAGAGACCCCGAAAAAACTGCCCGAAATAAAATTATTAATAGTCTTTCTGAAGAATTGAAAATATTACTCCCTGAAGTTTTATTAAAAACGGGATTTGATTCAGAATTTTCTTTACATGGAAAGATTGGAGGAAAGTTTGCTGATTATATTGACATAAAAAACGAAGTTATTTACTCATCTGATCACTTTATCAGCCTTTGGTTACAAGGTTATGAAGAGGACCTAAAAGCAAGAGGAAGTAACAAAGAAAATAGCAGTACTTACGACACCTATTTGCTTTTAAGAAAATATAAAGTTTTTAAAGATTATTTATTCCTTTTTTTAGAAAGGACGTATTTGAGAAATTTTGAAGCACTGTCTAAAAAGAGACCCAAAGTTGAGGAAGCTGAAATTTGGATTGGTCAAACGAATGCTAATTACGGGCTGATGGTGACACCAAGATTTGTAAATGGTCAGTGGGAGAATGACAAAAGTGAAATCAGGCACTTTAAAAAGCCATTTTGGAGTATTGGTCATGTACTAGAGACAGGACTATTAATTCCGAATAAAGATGCTAAAATACCCTTTAGGGATATTCCGGAATATTTAAACTTTTTTCAGAACGTAATTGTAAGAGCTTCTGGTTCGAAGTATGAAATGGAGTTAGCAGAGCATTATTCAAATTATGTTATTAACAGTGAAAGACCCGAAAATGTTCCCCTCCTTATTCCTGAATTTAGATATGAAGGGATTGAAGTGGTTCATAAATATAGACTAGACTTTACAATAATTGAACCAAGTGAATTAAATAAGATTGGCTTTGAATTATCTCCTTGGTCAACACATGGTCATCTCACTAAAACAGCTGGATTAACTCAAAAAGCAATTAACGAAATGGCGAGGAATAATTTTGAAAAAGAGATGAAAAAACATAAGGATTTCTTTAAAAAGCATGGAATCTTCGCCCTTATTTATACTGATATTGATTTAACAGATACGGGAAAAATATTTAGTGATATGAAAAAGTACTTAGAACCGAAAAGTTCAGGAAAACAATTGAAGCTTCATATTATGGAGGATTTTTTTAATAAACCTTTAGAAAGGTAA
- the gltX gene encoding glutamate--tRNA ligase, whose amino-acid sequence MQQQKVRVRFAPSPTGGLHLGGVRTVLFNYLFAKQHKGEFVLRIEDTDQTRYVPGAEEYIMECLKWCGMIADESPEKGGPYAPYRQSERKPMYREYAEQLVKAGHAYYAFDTPEELEEMRTRLKTEENPSPQYNHAARARMKNSISLSEAETAELLKNGTRHVIRIKMPENEEVSFTDLIRGHVQFNTSTVDDKVLLKADGMPTYHLAVVVDDYLMKITHAFRGEEWLPSAPVHLLLWKYLGWEADMPQWAHLPLILKPDGNGKLSKRDGDRLGFPVYAMNWIDPKEKTLTKGFRENGFLPEAFVNMLAMLGWNDGSGQEIFTMDELIARFSLDRVSKSGAKFDYEKAKWFNHQYLLNADNSKLAALFEPVLKEKGVTAAPEYVATIAGLVKDRCDFVNDIWNHGFFFFQAPENWDVTAVKPKWNADKTQFFMDWASVLETLHDFSLASVEESFKTLAAAMNIKVGELQLPFRIMLTGGKFGPPVFNIAETLGKHETIQRIMNGLKAINA is encoded by the coding sequence ATGCAACAACAGAAAGTTCGGGTACGATTTGCGCCCAGTCCTACCGGCGGATTACACCTGGGTGGTGTACGCACGGTCCTATTCAATTACTTATTTGCAAAACAGCACAAGGGTGAATTTGTGCTCCGTATTGAGGATACCGACCAGACCCGTTATGTTCCCGGTGCAGAGGAATATATCATGGAATGCCTGAAATGGTGTGGTATGATTGCAGATGAAAGCCCTGAAAAAGGTGGTCCTTATGCCCCATATCGCCAAAGCGAACGTAAACCTATGTACCGCGAATACGCCGAGCAACTGGTAAAAGCAGGCCATGCCTATTATGCTTTTGATACACCGGAAGAGCTGGAAGAAATGCGCACCCGTCTCAAAACCGAAGAAAATCCTTCGCCACAATATAATCATGCTGCCCGTGCCCGGATGAAGAATTCCATTTCTTTATCTGAAGCCGAAACTGCTGAACTGCTGAAAAATGGCACCCGTCACGTGATCCGTATCAAAATGCCGGAAAACGAGGAAGTGAGCTTTACCGACCTGATTCGTGGCCATGTTCAGTTCAATACCAGCACCGTCGATGACAAAGTACTGCTGAAAGCCGATGGTATGCCTACCTATCACCTTGCTGTGGTGGTAGACGACTATCTCATGAAAATTACCCACGCTTTCCGTGGTGAAGAATGGCTGCCCTCCGCCCCTGTTCACTTGTTGCTATGGAAATACCTGGGCTGGGAAGCAGACATGCCTCAATGGGCACACCTGCCACTGATCCTGAAACCTGATGGCAATGGTAAATTGTCAAAACGTGATGGTGACAGGCTCGGGTTCCCTGTATATGCTATGAACTGGATTGATCCCAAAGAAAAAACGCTTACCAAAGGTTTCCGTGAAAACGGTTTCCTGCCTGAAGCATTTGTAAACATGCTGGCAATGCTGGGTTGGAATGACGGTTCCGGTCAGGAAATCTTTACCATGGATGAACTGATTGCCCGTTTCTCCCTGGATCGCGTAAGCAAATCCGGCGCTAAATTCGATTACGAAAAAGCAAAATGGTTCAACCACCAATACCTGCTGAATGCTGATAATAGCAAACTGGCAGCCTTGTTCGAACCCGTGCTGAAAGAAAAAGGCGTCACGGCGGCACCTGAATACGTAGCCACCATCGCTGGCTTAGTAAAAGATCGTTGTGATTTCGTCAATGATATATGGAATCACGGCTTCTTCTTCTTCCAGGCACCTGAAAACTGGGATGTAACTGCCGTAAAACCTAAGTGGAATGCGGATAAAACACAGTTCTTTATGGACTGGGCGTCTGTACTCGAAACACTGCATGATTTCTCCCTGGCATCAGTAGAAGAAAGCTTCAAAACACTCGCTGCTGCTATGAATATTAAAGTAGGTGAACTGCAATTGCCTTTCCGTATTATGCTGACAGGTGGTAAGTTTGGCCCTCCGGTATTTAATATCGCTGAGACATTGGGTAAGCACGAAACAATTCAAAGGATCATGAATGGCCTGAAAGCCATCAACGCATAA
- a CDS encoding sensor histidine kinase, producing MILLQNNRVRTSPADLETMHRFMGMLAHEMRTQIAGICTASKMLLNEKDSKKDTDFYLSHINSMGINVLHVLNNMMATSNIQDGKLAIKMLSKRIHIRQWFKDQLQQYKVITATRSVKIKTTFRRTVPEYIITDEIKLGQIIKNLIDNALKFAPPGTDISIQISSLGVSRLLFQISDHGEGIPSDKIPFLFEPFQSIDEGLGGMGLGLYVSKLYAVSLGGDLILANSDSKGTTFLILINNQFQPNSIPNNLIH from the coding sequence ATGATATTATTACAAAATAATAGGGTAAGGACATCCCCAGCTGATTTAGAAACAATGCACCGCTTTATGGGTATGTTGGCCCATGAAATGCGAACACAGATAGCAGGTATTTGTACAGCAAGTAAAATGCTACTTAATGAGAAAGATAGCAAGAAAGACACCGATTTCTACCTATCACATATTAACTCAATGGGCATTAATGTCCTGCATGTTTTAAATAACATGATGGCAACTAGTAATATCCAAGATGGTAAACTAGCCATTAAAATGTTATCGAAACGTATTCATATTCGCCAATGGTTTAAGGATCAGTTGCAACAGTATAAGGTAATCACCGCTACTCGTTCCGTAAAAATCAAAACCACTTTTCGACGCACAGTACCGGAGTATATAATAACAGATGAAATTAAACTTGGACAAATTATAAAGAACCTCATAGACAATGCCCTAAAATTTGCCCCTCCCGGCACCGACATTTCCATTCAAATCAGTTCCTTGGGGGTAAGCCGTTTATTATTCCAAATTTCTGATCATGGAGAGGGTATTCCGTCTGATAAAATTCCATTCCTATTTGAGCCGTTCCAATCTATTGACGAAGGTTTGGGGGGAATGGGATTAGGCTTATATGTCAGTAAACTATATGCTGTTTCTTTAGGTGGAGATCTTATACTGGCGAATAGTGACAGCAAGGGAACCACCTTTTTAATTCTGATCAACAATCAATTTCAACCGAACTCAATTCCTAATAATTTAATTCATTAA
- a CDS encoding asparaginase: MIQQIQQLAMSKILIIYTGGTVGMIYDEKTKALRPIGFNEIRNNLPELYRMGIDFYVYAFNPPIDSSDMQPEIWVELASIIEDRYDRYDGFVILHGSDTMSFTASALSFMLENLAKPVILTGSQLPIGKIRTDAKENIITAMEIASTRHNGHVVVPEVCIYFDFSLFRGNRSKKYNAEKFEAFYSMNYVPLAEAGIDIKYKTQAVLPLPTAPLKVHKHMDDNVTVLKMFPGITRKAVEAILGIQGLKGVIMETFGSGNTNTQPWFIDCLRKAIDKGIVIVDVTQCDGGSVELGKYETSSLLAQIGVISGHDMTFEAAITKLMFVLGQNLDAVATREMIETSLRGELTPINHEW; encoded by the coding sequence TTGATACAGCAGATACAGCAGCTTGCAATGAGTAAAATCCTGATTATTTACACGGGCGGAACAGTGGGTATGATCTACGATGAAAAGACAAAGGCTTTGCGGCCGATTGGCTTTAACGAGATCAGGAACAACTTGCCCGAACTATACCGCATGGGCATAGATTTTTATGTGTATGCTTTCAATCCTCCCATCGATTCTTCTGACATGCAGCCGGAAATATGGGTAGAACTGGCTTCTATTATTGAGGACAGGTACGACCGGTATGATGGTTTTGTGATCCTGCATGGGTCTGATACGATGTCGTTTACGGCATCGGCACTGAGTTTTATGTTGGAGAACCTGGCGAAGCCGGTGATTTTGACGGGGTCTCAGTTGCCTATTGGAAAGATCAGGACGGATGCGAAGGAGAACATTATTACGGCGATGGAGATCGCTTCTACCCGTCATAATGGGCATGTGGTGGTACCAGAGGTATGTATTTACTTTGACTTTTCGTTGTTCAGGGGGAATCGTTCCAAGAAGTATAATGCGGAGAAATTCGAGGCTTTTTATTCTATGAACTATGTACCGCTGGCGGAAGCAGGGATTGATATTAAGTATAAGACACAGGCGGTATTGCCATTGCCTACGGCGCCATTGAAGGTGCATAAGCATATGGATGATAATGTGACGGTGTTGAAGATGTTCCCGGGGATTACGAGGAAGGCAGTGGAAGCGATACTGGGGATACAGGGATTGAAAGGGGTGATTATGGAGACGTTTGGTAGTGGGAATACGAATACGCAGCCGTGGTTTATAGATTGTTTGCGTAAGGCGATAGATAAGGGGATTGTGATTGTGGATGTTACGCAGTGTGACGGGGGGTCTGTAGAGCTGGGTAAGTATGAAACAAGTTCTTTATTGGCGCAGATAGGGGTGATTAGTGGGCATGATATGACGTTTGAGGCGGCGATTACGAAATTGATGTTTGTGTTGGGGCAGAATTTGGATGCGGTAGCGACGAGGGAGATGATAGAGACGAGTTTGAGAGGGGAGTTGACGCCGATAAATCATGAATGGTGA
- a CDS encoding toll/interleukin-1 receptor domain-containing protein — MINPEEIYQLLQKEQWSNIIDILHKNKNEIANEPSLINAAQTFETVFLQKVREYPKDNKDINGVLGLLYVLHHGKFYKLTETNLKKLTIELAERSPFKEAYNYAKQYPDEEICKEIITNYESIVNEIEEARAISHSKSTINWIEVYNRLFELINNPEDVATYFSGPRFINAVREILPYHPDYSQYIQLRGQEGKSTSRRIFYYDILMDIDELTRIRIVDKITSIVKPFLPEKVQAIDMIMGKKVIDNDVISATKTESQADSNPVVFISYSWDDEAHKEWVLNLANKLTTDGVKVILDRYSLTAGKSVPFFIEQSISQAHKILIIFTPNYKLKADKRAGGVGYEYSIMNIDLYKNQTTNEKIIPVLRTGEMKESIPEFMQQFIHLDLRKDENFHISYSDLIREIYNEPAIIQPEIGNKPNFN; from the coding sequence ATGATTAATCCCGAAGAAATTTACCAGCTTCTACAAAAAGAACAATGGTCAAACATAATTGATATTCTTCATAAAAATAAAAATGAGATTGCGAACGAACCTTCTTTAATCAATGCGGCACAAACTTTTGAAACAGTGTTTCTTCAAAAAGTGCGAGAATATCCTAAAGATAATAAAGATATAAATGGTGTTCTAGGCCTATTATACGTGCTCCATCACGGTAAGTTCTACAAGTTAACAGAAACTAACTTGAAGAAGCTTACAATTGAACTGGCAGAAAGAAGCCCATTCAAAGAAGCCTATAATTATGCAAAGCAATATCCAGATGAGGAAATTTGTAAAGAGATTATTACGAATTACGAATCCATAGTTAATGAAATAGAGGAAGCAAGAGCAATATCACACTCAAAATCAACAATAAATTGGATAGAAGTTTACAACCGACTTTTTGAGTTAATTAATAATCCAGAAGATGTAGCTACTTACTTTTCTGGACCAAGATTTATTAATGCCGTAAGAGAAATACTGCCCTATCATCCTGATTATTCCCAATATATTCAACTACGGGGGCAGGAAGGTAAAAGTACCAGTAGAAGAATATTTTACTATGATATATTAATGGATATTGACGAACTCACTCGAATAAGAATAGTAGACAAAATCACATCAATAGTAAAACCATTTTTACCAGAAAAAGTACAAGCAATTGACATGATTATGGGCAAGAAGGTAATTGACAACGATGTGATTAGTGCAACAAAAACTGAATCCCAAGCAGATAGCAATCCAGTAGTTTTCATTTCTTACTCTTGGGATGATGAAGCCCATAAAGAATGGGTTTTAAATCTTGCTAACAAACTTACCACGGATGGAGTTAAAGTTATATTGGATAGATATTCCCTAACAGCAGGGAAAAGCGTTCCTTTTTTTATAGAACAATCAATATCTCAAGCGCACAAGATCCTGATTATTTTCACACCCAATTATAAACTGAAGGCAGACAAAAGAGCCGGAGGCGTAGGATATGAATATTCCATTATGAATATAGATTTATATAAAAATCAAACTACAAATGAAAAAATAATACCTGTGCTAAGGACAGGGGAAATGAAGGAAAGTATCCCAGAATTTATGCAACAATTTATTCACTTAGATTTGAGGAAAGACGAAAATTTTCATATTAGTTACAGTGATCTAATCAGGGAAATTTATAATGAGCCCGCCATTATACAGCCAGAAATTGGGAATAAACCCAATTTTAATTAA
- a CDS encoding helix-turn-helix domain-containing protein, protein MNRPSKSKDSTTQPTSYFSQCLGEELYLLRKDQKKSIKVVAKDTKMSPRTITKVEKGLLKNFYPSRLYKLCEYYNANIRDVLGRAEIKDRANTI, encoded by the coding sequence ATGAATCGGCCATCCAAAAGCAAAGATTCTACTACACAGCCAACTAGTTACTTTTCTCAATGCCTTGGTGAAGAATTGTATTTATTACGGAAGGATCAAAAGAAAAGTATAAAAGTGGTTGCAAAGGATACAAAGATGTCTCCCCGCACAATTACTAAAGTAGAAAAGGGGCTATTAAAGAACTTTTATCCTTCCAGATTATACAAGCTCTGTGAATATTATAATGCTAACATAAGAGATGTATTGGGTAGGGCTGAGATCAAAGATAGGGCTAATACTATTTAA
- a CDS encoding cobalamin B12-binding domain-containing protein: MVNPSQRPIRVLVAKVGLDGHDRGAKVIAAALRDAGMEVIYTGLRQTPEMVVSAALQEDVDAIGVSILSGAHMTVFPRIMAIMKEKSMDDVLLTGGGIIPETDMHTLNEMGVGKLFPPGTRTEDIATYIHEWVASHRNF, translated from the coding sequence ATGGTCAACCCCTCACAACGCCCTATCCGCGTCCTCGTGGCCAAAGTCGGCCTCGATGGCCATGATCGTGGTGCTAAAGTGATCGCCGCCGCCCTCCGCGACGCCGGCATGGAAGTGATTTACACCGGCCTTCGCCAAACACCGGAAATGGTGGTGAGCGCAGCGCTCCAGGAAGACGTGGACGCCATTGGCGTTAGCATTCTTTCCGGTGCCCACATGACCGTATTTCCCCGCATTATGGCCATCATGAAAGAAAAAAGCATGGACGATGTACTGCTGACTGGTGGCGGTATCATTCCTGAAACTGATATGCACACACTCAATGAAATGGGGGTTGGCAAACTATTTCCACCCGGTACCCGCACCGAGGATATTGCCACTTATATCCACGAATGGGTAGCATCGCACAGAAATTTCTAA
- a CDS encoding glutamine--tRNA ligase/YqeY domain fusion protein, with the protein MSEERSLNFLEQIIEEDIANGVNDGRVLTRFPPEPNGYLHIGHAKSICLNFGLAKKYNGQTNLRFDDTNPVTEDTEYVDSIKADIQWLGFQWAQELYASDYFDQIYNFAVQLIKKGLAYVDDSTPEEIAASKGTPTQIGTPTPYRSRSVEENLDLFERMKNGEFKDGEKVLRAKIDTEQFEEGSPERSNMHMRDPLMYRIKHAHHHRTGDKWCIYPMYDFAHGQSDSIEGITHSVCTLEFIPHRALYNWFIAQLGIFPSHQYEFARLNLTYTVMSKRKLLQLVNEKHVSGWDDPRMPTISGLRRRGYTPASIREFCERIGIQKRENVIDVSLLEFLVRDELNKTANRVMAVLDPVKLVITDYPDGQVEEMTADNNPEDPASGTRIIPFSKTLYIEREDFMEEPPKKFFRLGPGLVVRLKNAYIIRGESFDKDENGNITTIYATHYPESKSGDDTSDLKVKGTIHWVSAAHAKQAEVRLYDRLFNTPDPGSEEGDFKSYINPDSLTVIPNALIEPSLVDAKPGDKLQFLRKGYFTVDPDSTGEKMVFNRTVTLKDTWAKEAKK; encoded by the coding sequence ATGAGCGAAGAAAGGTCCTTGAACTTCCTTGAACAAATCATCGAAGAGGATATTGCCAACGGGGTCAATGACGGAAGGGTACTGACCCGCTTCCCGCCTGAACCCAATGGCTACCTGCATATCGGGCATGCTAAAAGCATCTGCCTGAACTTTGGACTGGCAAAGAAATACAATGGCCAGACCAATCTTCGGTTCGACGATACCAATCCGGTAACCGAAGACACTGAATATGTGGACTCTATTAAAGCCGATATACAATGGTTGGGCTTCCAATGGGCACAGGAACTCTATGCGTCCGATTATTTCGACCAGATTTACAATTTCGCTGTACAACTGATCAAAAAGGGGCTGGCTTATGTAGACGATTCTACTCCTGAGGAGATCGCTGCATCAAAAGGTACACCTACCCAGATCGGTACACCTACTCCTTACCGTAGCCGTAGTGTTGAAGAGAACCTCGACCTTTTCGAGCGCATGAAAAATGGTGAATTCAAGGATGGTGAAAAAGTATTGCGTGCGAAAATAGATACTGAACAATTTGAGGAAGGTTCTCCGGAACGTTCCAATATGCATATGCGTGACCCTTTGATGTATCGCATCAAGCACGCACATCATCATCGTACCGGCGACAAGTGGTGTATTTACCCCATGTATGACTTTGCTCATGGGCAAAGTGACAGCATTGAAGGTATCACCCATTCCGTGTGTACTTTAGAGTTTATTCCTCACCGTGCTTTGTACAACTGGTTCATTGCGCAGCTGGGTATTTTCCCTTCTCATCAGTATGAGTTTGCCAGGTTGAACCTGACCTATACGGTGATGAGCAAACGTAAACTGCTGCAGCTGGTAAATGAGAAACATGTAAGCGGTTGGGATGATCCCCGTATGCCTACTATCAGTGGCTTGCGCAGAAGGGGTTACACGCCTGCAAGTATCCGGGAGTTCTGTGAAAGAATCGGGATACAGAAACGTGAGAACGTGATTGATGTCAGCCTCCTGGAATTCCTGGTGCGTGATGAGCTGAATAAAACAGCGAATCGTGTGATGGCGGTATTGGATCCTGTGAAACTGGTGATCACTGATTATCCGGATGGACAGGTGGAAGAGATGACGGCGGATAACAACCCGGAAGATCCTGCTTCTGGTACACGTATTATTCCATTCAGCAAGACCTTGTACATCGAGAGAGAAGACTTTATGGAGGAACCTCCTAAGAAGTTCTTCCGTCTGGGCCCGGGCCTGGTAGTGCGCTTGAAGAATGCGTATATCATCAGGGGAGAAAGTTTTGATAAAGATGAGAATGGCAATATAACTACGATCTATGCAACTCATTATCCTGAGAGCAAGAGTGGTGATGATACTTCTGATCTGAAAGTGAAAGGTACGATTCACTGGGTGAGTGCAGCGCATGCAAAGCAGGCAGAAGTAAGGTTGTATGATCGCCTGTTCAATACACCGGATCCAGGTAGTGAAGAAGGTGATTTTAAATCTTATATCAATCCTGATTCATTGACGGTGATTCCGAATGCACTGATCGAGCCATCACTGGTGGATGCGAAGCCGGGTGACAAATTACAGTTCCTGCGGAAGGGCTACTTTACGGTAGATCCGGATAGTACGGGTGAGAAGATGGTGTTTAACAGGACGGTAACGTTGAAGGATACCTGGGCGAAGGAAGCTAAGAAATAA